A window of bacterium genomic DNA:
AGTTCGCCCGAGGTAAACACTTTTTGGAATGGCGTCTCTTCGAGTGGTATCCGCGCTGTGCCCGGAACCTATGTCTATATCATATTTAATGGTGACGATGTGATCTGCAAGGGCACACTCGTTCTAGTTCGTTAGTATGGCAATTTCCATTTCAGGTGGTTATTTGAAGGGCCGGAGAATAAAAATCTCCGGGAGCAAAACTCGCCCGACTTCTGCATTGGTGAGGCAAGCGCTGTTTGATATACTCGGTTCCATAGAGGGACTTAGTTTCTGCGATCTTTATGCGGGCACCGGTATTGTGGGTTTCGAGGCTCTGAGCCGCTTCGCAAAACGCGCCGAGTTTGTGGAATCGAATAGGATTGCATTTCGGGGAATTATTTCCAGTTTAGAAAAACTGGCTATCGAAAGAGAGTTTGCCGAGGTAAGGAACATGAAAATGCAACGATGGCTAGCTTTAAGTGATAGTAAATTCGACGTTATATTTGCCGATCCTCCATATATCGACCGAGTGATGGATGAATTAATTGAATCCAAAAAAATGATACTCGATAAAATTGAAGATGCAGGCATGCTTGTTCTTCAGTTGCCTTCACGATTAGATACAACAGAATTTGCGGGCGACTGCCGCAAATTTGGCGATGACATGCTCTGTTTTATTGAGAAAGTGTAGTCACTTTGTCATCACATCATTAGGTTTCCTCAGATATCCAATTAACGCAATGCAGCCGAG
This region includes:
- a CDS encoding RsmD family RNA methyltransferase; amino-acid sequence: MSISGGYLKGRRIKISGSKTRPTSALVRQALFDILGSIEGLSFCDLYAGTGIVGFEALSRFAKRAEFVESNRIAFRGIISSLEKLAIEREFAEVRNMKMQRWLALSDSKFDVIFADPPYIDRVMDELIESKKMILDKIEDAGMLVLQLPSRLDTTEFAGDCRKFGDDMLCFIEKV